tctctttgtgccccccttcacttccttaacttaccttctttcctgacatcctctctgctgctgctcctcactgaagtTGACgtacgtgatgacgtcacgcccggcagtcagtgaggagggggatccggcgctggatgatcggtaagtttttttttctttttttgctatggcgattgcggcacccctgtgatagcgctgcggcaccccagggagcagtggcgcacactttgggaaccgccgagctATGATGAGAGGGATCCAGTAAATCAAATTATTCTGTAGTTTAGAGAaaagtggtggtgggggggggggggggggttggaataGCTAGTTGTAGTGTAGTGCAAGGAAGACccctagatattttttttttttttatggattgccacttaaaataaaaatgggatTTAAGGGATTCAGCGCCATGAGAGGAGATTTGGGGGAGCATAGCTTCCACTTTTTTGAATAATTTGTTTTATAGCCAGCTAATTCACTATTCCTTTGCATAGTTTTGTATAGGTTGGGCAGGGAGATTGTTCGTAttctttttaatattaaatgaaGATTGGGCAGCAACTACTTTTCTGTATTTTGACATAAAATAATGTCAGGGCATAAAACAGtttaacatacaataataaagaCAACGATTAGGACTCCGAAATTTTCCTTGCATTATCACCTTTACCACTTACTTAGTGACTATAGATGAGGTACCACTGACACTTTAATTACTCTAGCTGGTTTGATTGCAGCTTTACTTCCCTTAGCGGTTTAACTTTTTACACAGGTTATGCAATAATTTCACAGTATTTTACACAATCCACATCACATTGTATCACACCCAAACCCTTTAAACATGTAAGTGCACATTAAAACTTTTAGCTCTCTTGTTGGCATATGCATAGACTGAAGGATCACAAGCCACCAGTATTGCTCTATAAAATGTACTATTTTCTGGAAATCTGGGAGCATTGCACTGCCAAAAAAGGATTGTGTGCTTCATCTCTGAGTTCGCGCACACACCCATAGGGCTACAGAGGTTATCTTTCAGGTACATTTACCAGTATCAAACATTTCTGATATTGCTACCAATATTCCGACCATCTTTAGACACAAATTAGTTCCTTCAAGTCTTTGTGCACCGTCTCCCCCTTTTATACTATGTTCATAGACCACTTATATTTCAGCATCCAGATCTTACTATGGGCCAGAAACGGTATTTGTGCAGCATTGCCAAAATCTACAGCACCAGCAACATGAGAGCCCTGACAGACAATCGCCTGCATTCACAGCTAAGTTGCGGTATGGATAGTTATAAAAGTGGCTGCCATGTTTTATTTGAATCATGCTGCAAAGCTTGTAAAATAGTAAGTGCAACATTTTATTTTGCCAAACTCATGAAAGATCATTTATGATTATTTGGTGGACCACCTGCTGGGACATGCTGCGCAACAATTCTGTCCATAAAGTGGACCTTTCACCAAGTCCTCTagtgttattgttattttttttgcttattgCTTGCACAAGGCAAGATGTAGTGAAgcacaaaaaaaacctaaaaaaaaaaaaaaaaaaaactaaaaaaaacactaGAGGACCAGGTGAGTTTTTTAACTGCATTAAACAATAGCAAAATGAACATCAATATTGTTAGGAATCCGctccacaaaaaacaaaaagtaccatATTTGTTTGGGATAATAAAGAAATCAGAAATATTTAAAAGTTACCATGATTATAATTGGTTTGTCTGGACTTCAGTTAATAAGCTGGCACTACTGTCCATGTTGCTTTATTTTATGTTAGGTtgcacaaaaacacattttaagccTCCACCTTCAGGATCAGTAAAGCATGAAATAAGGAAACATTGTAGAAGGTATGTTTCATAGACGTTTGCTGAAATATTCAAAACAAAgattttaaagctgcattagCATTTGTAAATTGCTTACACTgcaggctgaattttttttttccagggctcCTTcgttttttacaatttttattgaagttttcaaAAGGAGAAATTATATGGACATATGTGAAACACAtcacttttagaaaaaaaaaaaaaaaaagtcatggaAGACAACTTGAAATAGCAAAAGGGAtttggggaaaaagggggaggaagAGACGGGTTTGCCACAAATATTATGAAACGGATAATTTACATAGTATACATTAACATTAAAATGGATCTaacttggggagggggggggggggttaacttGGTTCTCCCTTGGTTGGATGTACAAGAACGTTTTTAGAATTCATTTTTTAGTCAGGGCAATCTGCAGAAAAGTAAAATATGAACAGTGAGTAGGAGAGAATTTTACTGGTGTTGGTAACCAGTGTTTTGGTAGTTTACATTGATTGCTTGTGATATATCACACACAATTTTTTCCATTACAATTTTTAATTGGTATTTCTCACTAGGCCACAATTGGACCATTTCCGCAATATTGAAAAACAAGAAGGGAAGTCAAGCTTGGAAGGTGATTTCATTCACAATTATGAGTGCACAGACTTCTTTAAATGATTTGCTACATTCTTTAACCAcatcttgtattgtcttttatATTCTTCATATACATCGATGGTAGATACTACTACTGAAGCTGCAATGACCTTAGGAGAAGTGATGAATGAGAAAATCACGTCTCTTTCATGAAAGAACCTTGCGACTAGTGAAAGCactgcatatacttcagaatgatTTATTAGACAATACTTGTAAATTCAAAATATTATTGTTCTTATATTCTGTTTCGGTTTGTGATTGCAGGAAATTGTACATATACTCAGTGCTGCTTCCACTGAATAGAAAATTTATATTTCTGGACCGAATGTGGTCATTATAGAGCAGTATAAACTGGTGTTGAAAGTTCAgccttcatcatcagctatttatatagcgccactaattccgcagcgctgtacagagaactcactcacatcagtccctgccccattgaaacttacaattccctaacataaacacacatacagagactaaggtcaatttaatagcggccaattaatctactagtatgtatttggagtgtgggaggaaacaggagcacccagatgaaacccacacaaacacggggagaacatacaaactccacacagataaggccatggtcaggaatcaaactcatgaccccaatgctgtgaggcagaagtgctaaccacaaagccactGTGCAGCCCATACAATTAATAATGGTACCGTCCCACTGCTGAGCAAGAGTCCAAAACCTACTCTGCATAACAGTAACATATGTCCAATAGTTAGAAAGGGTATGCTCCCCACACTATACACTACCACCTACATACAGCATCCCACTAGAAAGTAGCAGACTGTTCCTATCAATCTTCACCTAACTACAAGACAACACCACATCAAAAGATCTTTTAGCTATCTCACTACGTAGGACCTCACCTTCATATTTAGAGCTTATTATTCTTCCTTCACTTAACAGCATGTCTTTAATAATCCTCCAGTTCACACTACTGTAATAACACCAGGCAATACCTGCTCACATTTTGCTAGTAGTTTTCTATGGAGCAAAGCTCACAAATTATCACAGAAGCTGTGTGACAAGTTAATGTACATGTTTTTTTGTATAGTTACATTTGTCTAATAAAATTTCAGACCAAACAGCTTGAATTTAATATGTGCTGATTTTGCAGAATATTTCTATATAGTGTCCGTTCATTTACTAGTTGTATTTGAAATGTAGACGAACACTCTACCTCTCCAGTAAAGTGGTCTCACATAGCCTGACCTGGACACAAAGGggcaattgttagcgagacgggtgaaaatcccacactcgaaaaaaaaaaaaaatcctgcgctcattttttcctgttcgagcgctcgttttaaaaaaaaaacgctcaattcaattgttaacattgcatccaccccctcgcgctctattattggtcctagcgagtttgaaatgaggagtggttaaggcagtcattttagtataaaaaattaatgcaaattaatgcaatcaagaagggccccagcactacaaatgagattgggcccctacactgcaatcaagaagggcccaagcactgcacaagagaattggcccccacactgcaatcgagaagggccccagcactgtaagcaacaatgccccccccggacagcagatttaaagattttacaagcaggAAATTTTTtagccatttacaaacatttcttgaacactggccaagcatggacatttgtaaggtacaaatatttgtgggacagtgggcaagccggacatttcgaaggtacaaatatttgttgggactttgcgtaaatgagtgtgtgtaggtaaagcatcagaaaactgaggatttcgtccatggcgagtattttgtttttttttgtttttaataaaaatctatggtgtacatgagggtgtttactgtatttcttggggttttagtatttttaataaagatttgtggttggaatgagggtgttgtgcttttatttaacattttgctttctggaactacagatcacagccagccgtgggtgtaagagcatgttggcacttgtggttctacaagtgccaacatgccctgggtgccatgggtacgctggtgcttgtagttagacaagtagcagcatgcccacactatttaggccaacatggctggctgggacatgtagttccacaaatcaaaattgttttttttttttcatacaaaatccccatttattaccctactacccacagcccaggggtagtaggaagagccctagtgctatcggcactgggctgggtgtccctaggggggtggcccgcttacatttttcagcggaccacacttcctagggaatccaggccagcgctgaacagtctgtgggtgtttagtcattatggccgtgggacccaacgtgcgtccccccccccccccccccctgctatagtgcctatcaccctggctggttcaattaaaatagggggaaccctatgcaaaaaaaattcaaggattttaacacacacagcaatagcctgccagcactagagttaagactaaatagagtggggagcaaacgcttttggttttaaaaaataaataacatgctacttttcacaattttgagaGCTGACTGAtgtcaggcacaaccaccccccctaaaaaaaaataataataaagtttaaatacatgcaccaccaatggattttttttaaactttgaaaattaattattacacaattattttttttaaaaaatagtagtTTTCGGGTTATTTAAAtcaacttttacacctattttttcagtttaatttatatttttctaaacgtaaaaatttttttttttctttgagcagaccaaggaggtgcgagatgaaacagcagatttgcctgtttcacccacagcgttaaaaaaaacaattgaatagcgttttccgctgagggttcgcatccagcctatactatAATATTGACAAACGTTTGGAGCGCGAtaagaccgtttcggtaaaaaaaaattaaaaaataaaagaagatttGAATTGcaggagaagtttccgcgctcgaaaataataataaaaaaaacaaaaaacttaacgCGCTCTAAattacaaactcgctaacaattgaatacaccccaaATAGTCTTGCTGCTCTAATGGGACACTTCCATGTCATTTCACAGACACCATTGGATGTGGATTTGAGTTGTACAGTGTGCCTCCATCTTTGACTGTAAATAGGCAAGAAAATAAGGAGACCCTAATGTATTGTAgacttgtgtaaaaaaaaaataataatccacaAAAGAGGGACATTCTATAAGCAATCCGTGTACTGACAATGCTTTAAGACAGAAAGAGAAGTACTGTAAATAAACGAAAGTATGCAGAAATTGCATCATGTAGACATATTTAGCTGTAAATTACTAATTTAAGGGACAATAAACAGTACTTAAATAGGTTGCATATTTTTAGCCATTACTTATTTGTGAGCAAACAAAGCCTTTTACATGAAGTGATTTCTGGACGCATTATATATGCTATGCCTCAAGTGGCATCATTATATGGAGAGGCCAGATCTTTTTACCAAGTATAGCCATATGCACGAGACAGagatcacaaaaataaaaaaataaaaccaacatagcaaATGAGACATAAAAGGCAGCATCTGCCATTTTAATTTGTATTGTGAGTTTGGTAAAGGTGAATGTTaaacattaaatgttttatttacagtctattatttatacatatgtattaaTTCAATGTGGCACACTTGTTTTATAACACATGTAAGCTAATAAATCATCACTATAACAGCAGCAGTAATAGAAGAGTTCTTATATTGCAAACAGGAGTACAAAAGCTTACAATAAGCTGCTTAGAGCTATTAACTGATTAAATAATAAATGGGAATGCATGTTAAAGGCCAATGAAAGTTCAAGAGATTTGTTTTAGGACTTCTTGTACTCAATTCTTTCTACTTTGACATCATCCCCAATTAACTGGTACACATATGTAACAACCGTTGAAGCTTGGATATCCATCAGCACAAAGGAAGGTATGATGTTgctgaaaacagaagaaaaaaacaaaacaaacaaaacataacatgTAATCAATGACTGAAGAAAATAATTCTTTGTGCTTACTATACGAGGATATTCCTATCTGCAATATGTTCTAATGCAAGTTGTAAGCATGTTATAATATTTAAGCATTATAGTATTTTCAAACATCACAGTGCTGTGTACTTAAGTATCCACAGATTATGGAAAATATATACAGCATTAAACCAATATTAGGTTTGTATTAACCTTAatttaaaacagacagttcatATGGAATTTATTTGCAAAGTAAGTGGTTATTACATTTTTAGGGTATATTTTTCCTTGAAGCGGATGTTCACCATAATAAAATGCAATCATCCAGTACATGACCCAAGGTATACTTCCATATTAGAAACAATGAATGACCAATAGGTAACATGCTAATGACTTACTTTTCTAGTGCATTGTAGGCTCCTGTGGCAGATCCTGGGTTGATATAAAACTTGTTTTCATGCTCAAATGCCTCAAATTTATGTGTATGTCCTGAAATCATAATATCTACATCAAGCTGCCTTTGCAACAGTGCCAAGCTAGCCATGTCACCCCATGGAATGACCTGATGACCATGGATTAGCCCAATCTTAAACTGACCAACAGTCACAACCTTTTGTTCTGGGTAGTTTAaattctggtaaaaaaaaaatagaaatagagacattgcattaaaaaaaacaaaaaaacaaaagaacaacTATAAAGGATTATGGTTATTCTAAATCTGCTTGCCCCTAATGGAAATTAAAACGTTAATAAGGCAAATAAAAACCATGATCTTTTTGCTGTAGATTCATATAGATGATGATGGCTATAATTGTCTAATTTCATCAAAGTCAAACACTGTTCCATTGTAATCTCGATGGATTTTACAATAGAGTGGGCCTGGCCAACCCgtgtctctccagctgttgtgacactacaagccccagcatgctttgccagaagaTAGCCAACCGATAGCTGGCAAGgtgtgctggaacttgtagtttcacaacatctggagagccacaggttggtcaggcctgcTATAGAAGCTATGTTGCCGACAAAGAATAACTAATTGAAATAACCGACACACTAGGGCTAGTTAACCAACACTGCATATAGAAGAAACTTTAGACCCACAGTAActaataagaaaaaatatgttATCTCTCTAATGCATGTTAAACCATGTAAGGGTAAGTGTCCAATTGTGTGTGCTATGGTGTAGTGTAAATTTTGCACTTAGATGCAAGGTTTGTAAATGAGCACTATTATATTTTTAGGATTGTATTTAATGCACGAGATAACACATGAGTGCAATTACCTGCATTCAAAtaggaaaaatttaaaaaatatagcaaGAACTTAAATCATAAGTATTGCATACAGGAAATGCTGCATCAACTGGCCACAATTCATTACTATATCAATCTAAAGTTCAATCTAGCTCTGTTGAAGAGGGCTAAATGAATTGTGTCCTCTAGCAGAGCGAGCCCCAGTGTAGTTGGTGTCCAAGCTGCAGGTAAGGAGACAACCAAATATTAAAGGATCTTTTCCAAAAGTGGATAacccctttaattttttttagaaaacaaataaaaaggacATTCATTTGTCTTTACATAAACCATAGAGAGGATTGTTAGAAGTGTAAAGCAGGCAAAACACATAGGTGCCCAAACAGGATGAGATGTGCCTATCTGGACCCTCAGGCTGAGCAGCTGGATCAGTTACATCACTAGGCTCCTTTGATGTGGTTGGATGATGACTGCACACACCAGCCAATAGAGGTCATTTTCCAGACACATTTATCAGAATACCCAATAATGAGCAGATTAATTTCAATTAGATTATAATCAAACATGGTGGTCGTTTTCAGGCCACATACTCTGCAATAAATCAATCTAGTTGCCCCTTTTCAGAGCAGGTGTTGTCAGCGTTGGAACCCTCAACAATAAATAATGCACTATAACTCTTCCTTATTTACATAGTCATAGCTATTTTATATTGAACAGTATGATTCCACAGATCCACAAAAATTACTTATTAAAATTCACCCTAGAAATATCTGACAGATATAAGATCTGTATACACAGCAACATAAATATATGGATTAGATGTAACATTATACTTTCATGGCTATTTATGAAAAGAGAATTTCTTGGAAATGTACATCCAATCATGTGAGTGCAACATAAACTGAACCCTTTGAAAAGTGTAGTCTCACGTGAGCTATAGAACtgcgttgtgtgtgtgtgtgtgtgtgtgcgcgcgcaacAGGAAGTGCGGAGACCCATTATGTATTTTGTTTAGTTACAATCCACTGCAGCTTTGTAGTTTGTACGAAACTTCTCTAAATAAAAGTGGAAATCATATACATACCAAGATCCAAGCAATTCCAGCTACATGTATCTTTAATGGCATTAAACACTGTCCATAGTGGTGAGGAAACAGTCTATAAGCAACTGTAACAACTGGAAGCTATAAATTATATCTTGTAAATGAGTTTGAGTTCAGAGATCTTGTGAAATGAGTGTAATTAGCCTGATCACATGTGTATTCGTacggaaatataatatatatatatacacacacacacatacatatatatatatatatatacacacacacacacacacacacacacacacacactaaacatATCACAGCACCATATAGCCAGTAACAGCAAATGCACTGCTTGTaggaatttaaaaacataattttgtgtAACTatcctttaaatatatataagcaaTAAGAGATAATAAATGAGAACCTCGTCAAAATCTCCTCTGACAATGTGAACATCCCCAGCCAGTGTCTTGAGGTAGTCATAGCTCTCCTTGGTGCAGAGATTCCCGGAGCACAAAATATGTTGTATCTTACCAGGAACAAGCAATTTTTTGAATTTCGCAGGTAAACTGTTACAGCGATGAGGGATGTGTAGATCTCCTAATACCAAGACCAACTACAgagtttggggaaaaaaaagttaagaGCAATACATATGAATTATACAAGGATGTAATACCAATCAAAATATGAAATTAGTACACAGAGAAAAGGTGCATCCATTCATAGTGAGGATTTGTTGGAATATCTTGGCTCTCAGGAAtaacgaaaaaaataaaaaaatgaacaaaacagattgcaaaaaaaacctatttaAAACAAATGGATTAAATCACTAATAAGAGGAagtgtattaataaataaacatgataTGAAAAGTATGATTTGAACAAACTATGGGACTGCTCAAACCTACAatcatggaaaaaaaatgttgagtTGTGAGCAGCAAATACCTGGACATTGGCATCACCAGCACAAAATGAGGTCACAGAGATATGCAGGTTTATGTGATTGTTAATATTTATAATGCAATCTAGACAAAGCATATTATTACTGGTTCCCTCTTATAGAGTGGATGCATCTTTAAACATAATTAATTTGTCAAAATACTAACTATGATAAATTGTTAATCAATAAATGCATTCTAAATAATAATTATGTGCATAGCTGGACAAATTTTAGAGCTAAATCTGACATGGCTGATGTGATTTGAGCCAGTTTGATCAGAACTCCAAATGGTCGACTTTCCAAGttccaataaaataaagtaagccAATCTAGGGTCTACATCAATTGAAAGTCTGACGAATATATGAATCTAAGCAATGCAAGACAAATTTATCTTTAACAAAATAACAGATTGGTTTTGCTCTAGCCATGCAAAACAGCACATGACAAACACAAAAGACAGCGAGAGTATTAAAGTAATACAGGACACTGTGAATGCAGCTATCCCTGATGTAAGGTTTCTAATTATATTTCCTATCAAAGTTTATATGTAACTGCTGATCAATAATACTATGCAGATTATATCAacaattgatttttgtttttttaaaaaaataagggtTTGTATGTGttacctacagaaaaaaaaagttttagctGGAAAGGAGTTGGTAGTTGGATGTGAGCAGTATTAAATCAATAGTTTTTAATAAGATAAGTATTTATATTAGAGAGGGATAGGAAGGATCCAAATCATTACCTCACCAGTGTTAGT
The Mixophyes fleayi isolate aMixFle1 chromosome 1, aMixFle1.hap1, whole genome shotgun sequence DNA segment above includes these coding regions:
- the VPS29 gene encoding vacuolar protein sorting-associated protein 29 → MLVLVLGDLHIPHRCNSLPAKFKKLLVPGKIQHILCSGNLCTKESYDYLKTLAGDVHIVRGDFDENLNYPEQKVVTVGQFKIGLIHGHQVIPWGDMASLALLQRQLDVDIMISGHTHKFEAFEHENKFYINPGSATGAYNALENNIIPSFVLMDIQASTVVTYVYQLIGDDVKVERIEYKKS